From a single Piliocolobus tephrosceles isolate RC106 chromosome 21, ASM277652v3, whole genome shotgun sequence genomic region:
- the GTF2F1 gene encoding general transcription factor IIF subunit 1, producing the protein MAHAALCLAPRRNKVLNHFSIMQQRRLKDQDQDEDEEEKEKRGRRKASELRIHDLEDDLEMSSDASDASGGRAPKAKKKVPLAKGGRKKKKKKGSDDEAFEDSDDGDFEGQEVDYMSDGSSSSQDEPESKAKPPQQEEGPKGVDEQSDSSEESEEEKPPEEDKEEEEEKKAPTPQEKKRRKDSSEESDSSEESDIDSEASSALFMAKKKTPPKRERKPSGGSSRGNSRPGTPSTEGGGTSSTLRAAASKLEQGKRVSEMPAAKRLRLDAGPQSLSGKSTPQPPSGKSTPSSGDVQVTEDAVRRYLTRKPMTTKDLLKKFQTKKTGLSSEQTVNVLAQILKRLNPERKMVNDKMHFSLKE; encoded by the exons CCgccctgtgcctggcccccaggaGGAACAAGGTGCTGAACCACTTCAGCATCATGCAGCAGCGGCGGCTCAAGGATCAGGACCAGGACGAGGacgaggaggagaaggagaaacgCGGCCGCAGGAAGGCAAGCGAGCTGCGCATCCACGACCTGGAGGATGACCTGGAGATGTCGTCTGATGCCAGTGACGCCAGCG gcGGCAGAGCCCCCAAGGCCAAGAAGAAGGTGCCGCTGGCCAAGggtggcaggaagaagaagaagaagaagggctCAGACGACGAGGCCTTCGAGGACAGCGATGACGGGGACTTCGAGGGCCAGGAGGTGGACTACATGTCGGACGGCTCCAG CAGCTCCCAGGACGAGCCTGAGAGCAAGGCCAAGCCGCCCCAGCAGGAGGAGGGGCCCAAGG GTGTGGATGAGCAGAGCGACAGTAGCGAGGAGAGTGAGGAGGAGAAGCCGCCCGAGgaggacaaggaggaggaggaggagaagaaggcgCCCACCCCGCAGGAGAAGAAGCGCAGGAAAG ACAGCAGCGAGGAGTCGGACAGCTCAGAGGAGAGCGACATTGACAGCGAGGCCTCCTCGGCCCTCTTCATGGCG AAGAAGAAGACGCCACCCAAGAGAGAGCGGAAGCCGTCGGGAGGGAGCTCGAGGGGCAACAGCCGCCCAGGCACGCCCAGCACAGAGGGCGGCGGCACCTCCTCCACCCTGCGGGCGGCTGCCAGCAAACTCGAGCAAG GGAAGCGGGTGAGCGAGATGCCTGCAGCCAAGCGGTTGCGGCTGGACGCGGGGCCCCAGAGCCTGTCCGGGAAGTCGACCCCCCAGCCGCCATCGGGCAAGTCAACACCCAGTAGCGG CGATGTGCAGGTAACTGAGGATGCCGTGCGCCGCTACCTGACACGGAAGCCCATGACCACTAAGGACCTGCTGAAAAAGTTCCAGACCAAGAAGACAGGGCTGAGCAGCGAGCAGACGGTGAACGTGCTGGCCCAGATCCTCAAGCGCCTCAACCCCGAGCGCAAGATGGTTAACGACAAAATGCACTTCTCCCTCAAGGAGTGA
- the PSPN gene encoding persephin: MPGSQGAGDGLVQTWGLRAAGAGSEEVSAQPRQGINSGHSSHPQDLPVTMAVGKVLLGSLLLLSLQLGQGWGPDARGAPVADGEFSSEQVAKAGGTWLGTHRPLARLRRAPSGPCQLWSLTLSVAELGLGYASEEKVIFRYCAGSCPRGARTQHGLALARLQGQGRAHGGPCCWPTRYTDVAFLDDRHRWQRLPQLSAAACGCGG, translated from the exons ATGCCTGGATCCCAGGGTGCAGGAGATGGGCTGGTGCAGACGTGGGGCCTCCGGGCTGCAGGGGCCGGCAGTGAAGAGGTTAGCGCCCAGCCCCGGCAGGGCATAAATTCGGGGCACAGCTCCCACCCTCAGGACCTGCCCGTCACAATGGCTGTGGGGAAGGTCCTGCTGGGCTCTCTGCTGCTCCTGTCCCTGCAGCTGGGACAGGGCTGGGGCCCTGATGCCCGTGGGGCTCCGGTGGCCGATGGAGAGTTCTCGTCTGAGCAGGTGGCAAAGGCTGGAGGGACCTGGCTGG gcacccaccgcccCCTTGCCCGCCTGCGCCGAGCCCCGTCCGGTCCATGCCAGCTGTGGAGCCTGACCCTATcggtggcagagctgggcctgggcTACGCCTCAGAGGAGAAGGTCATCTTCCGCTACTGCGCCGGCAGCTGCCCCCGTGGTGCCCGCACCCAGCACGGCCTGGCGCTGGCCCGGCTGCAGGGCCAGGGCCGAGCCCACGGCGGGCCCTGCTGCTGGCCCACTCGCTACACCGACGTGGCCTTTCTTGACGACCGCCACCGCTGGCAGAGGCTGCCCCAGCTCTCGGCGGCTGCCTGCGGCTGTGGTGGCTGA
- the ALKBH7 gene encoding alpha-ketoglutarate-dependent dioxygenase alkB homolog 7, mitochondrial translates to MAGTGLLALRTLPGPSWVRGSGPSVLNRLRDAAVVQPGFLSTAEEETLSQELEPELRRRRYEYDHWDAAIHGFRETEKSRWSEASRAILQRVQAAAFGPGQTLLSSVHVLDLEARGYIKPHVDSIKFCGATIAGLSLLSPSVMRLVHTQEPEEWLELLLEPGSLYILRGSARYDFSHEILRDEESFFGGRRIPRGRRISVICRSLPEGMGPGESGQPPAAC, encoded by the exons ATGGCCGGGACTGGGCTGCTGGCGCTGCGGACGCTGCCAGGGCCCAGCTGGGTGCGAGGCTCGGGCCCTTCCGTGCTGAACCGCCTGCGGGACGCGGCCGTGGTGCAGCCTGGCTTCCTGAGCACGGCCGAGGAGGAGACGCTGAGCCAAGAACTGGAGCCCGAGCTGCGCCGCCGCCGCTACGAATACGATCACTGGGACGCG GCCATCCACGGCTTCCGAGAGACAGAGAAGTCGCGCTGGTCAGAAGCCAGCCGGGCCATCCTGCAGCGCGTGCAGGCGGCTGCCTTTGGCCCCGGCCAGACCCTGCTCTCCTCCGTGCACGTGCTGGACCTGGAAGCCCGCGGCTACATCAAGCCCCACGTGGACAGCATCAAG TTCTGCGGGGCCACCATCGCCGGCCTGTCTCTCCTGTCTCCCAGCGTTATGCGGCTGGTGCACACCCAGGAGCCGGAGGAGTGGCTGGAACTCTTGCTGGAGCCGGGCTCCCTCTACATCCTTAG GGGCTCAGCCCGTTATGACTTCTCCCATGAGATCCTTCGGGACGAAGAGTCCTTCTTTGGGGGGCGCCGGATTCCCCGGGGCCGGCGCATCTCTGTGATCTGCCGCTCCCTCCCTGAGGGCATGGGGCCAGGGGAGTCTGGACAGCCGCCCGCAGCCTGCTGA